The following are encoded in a window of Deltaproteobacteria bacterium genomic DNA:
- a CDS encoding glycosyltransferase: MESRPYVSIVIPVYNGSNYLGEAIDSALAQTYPNIEVIVVDDGSDDGGKSEKIVLSYGNRVRYIRKENGGVASALNLGIREMRGEYFSWLSHDDVYRPEKVEAQVECLAHMGRDAILYGDYELIDERGRFLETVRTGHMTARDFRMALITDIAVNGCTTLVPKCFFETVGVFDERLRTNQDYDLWFRMASRYTFVHVHRILIGSRVHPGQGTRRMADTCLAEGNAYFMRCLDAIAADYAAGGCPGWLHRFFFMAAVRLKRRAYFPASQHSLELYLRHSAEGAPGSAVRRAIAYGYLDICDSFPVRKAIGLPGYLGRKWDRLRRICGRQSWPARRT, translated from the coding sequence GTGGAGTCCCGGCCGTACGTTTCCATAGTCATTCCCGTATATAACGGTTCGAACTACCTGGGCGAGGCGATCGACAGCGCCCTGGCCCAGACCTATCCGAACATCGAAGTGATTGTCGTCGACGACGGATCCGACGACGGGGGCAAATCGGAGAAGATCGTCCTTTCCTACGGGAACAGGGTCCGGTATATCCGGAAGGAAAACGGCGGCGTCGCTTCCGCACTGAACCTCGGCATCCGGGAAATGCGCGGGGAGTACTTTTCCTGGCTCAGCCATGACGACGTCTACCGGCCGGAAAAAGTGGAGGCGCAGGTCGAATGCCTGGCTCATATGGGGCGCGATGCGATCCTGTATGGCGATTACGAGCTGATCGACGAGCGGGGGCGGTTCCTGGAGACGGTCCGTACCGGGCACATGACCGCTCGGGACTTCCGCATGGCATTGATCACGGACATTGCGGTCAACGGCTGCACGACGCTCGTTCCGAAATGTTTCTTCGAAACCGTGGGCGTCTTCGACGAGAGGCTCAGGACAAACCAGGACTACGACCTCTGGTTCCGGATGGCATCGAGGTACACGTTCGTTCACGTCCACAGGATCCTTATCGGATCACGGGTTCACCCCGGCCAGGGAACGCGCCGTATGGCCGATACCTGTCTTGCGGAAGGGAATGCATATTTCATGCGTTGTCTCGATGCCATAGCGGCCGATTATGCCGCGGGCGGTTGTCCGGGCTGGCTGCATCGCTTCTTTTTCATGGCTGCGGTCCGGCTGAAGAGGAGAGCCTACTTCCCCGCGTCGCAGCACTCTCTGGAACTTTATCTGCGGCATTCCGCGGAAGGGGCGCCGGGCTCGGCGGTCCGCAGGGCAATTGCGTACGGGTATCTCGATATCTGCGACAGTTTCCCGGTGCGAAAGGCGATCGGATTGCCGGGTTACCTTGGACGGAAGTGGGACCGTCTCCGGAGAATATGCGGGCGGCAATCCTGGCCTGCAAGAAGGACATAG